A region from the Deltaproteobacteria bacterium genome encodes:
- a CDS encoding translocation/assembly module TamB domain-containing protein, which yields MRRVLVRIAKAVLVLCLVVLVAVLAAVGLLFSPPGERWVKHKVLDSANASLAGTVELDALELAPGGRIRLTGVRLLDPHGELVASIARVDARVQLLALLQRRAHVLSLELSEPTLRIREDPDGRTNFATALSTRAPASSAQPPTPMRWTVLLDDVVLERGLVALHLANAPPMRVQELALSGSAKFGPDVLVTALTVTGAIEEPERAPLSLRVSAHGSGLTPDGELVLDEVRLRAGSSTLEAHGQLARGEGQLAVEATISRKLAAALGVPLGSDLSAQLHGDWKKGQPANVTAAVPLEPGGAWLDAQLWPAAHPLRYTGRIRLDRLDPSKLIQDAPHGDLTGELELGGHGTSLAELSLQVKTKLQPSRLQGIAINGLTLRGEAHDEVFTLEALHLDAPGGTFSGRGRASMKELALDVDAHLTDLRAFTSNLGASEPYAGSATGALHLGGTPHTPSLQLELHAPRVANSRMELDVHQLVVQGMVADLRRPRQLRAHLRAERGHFQGEELVGFSGNAELDGARYHVDLTSAGPSGLTAHAIGQLPDAREVMSLTSFELSHGAWRWILQDPATVDLSHGAVASRMVLRSGDQELVLEGGLARRRFDVRAAITALDLAQLPALVVPTSVGLRGRVTGTVSVRGPINAVTVEAHANASGVTVERLAQRPGAVLAGTVDAVLARKRSQLHAHLAAGLTQLQLDLDTPFSSDARPDAPLTGRAQLQNLDLGDVAALLGLASDQHLAGMVGGAATLTGTWEQPALDARLALNAVSLRGTPPISGTARLETSSRAALMLDLRSGVTRLHGTTEASLPPEILRRKRPLSELATLNVQTDLALDALDLNRWRTPLRLPREAHGLAQAKLSTRGTLSDPRGSAELVIQNLSLGGLGHAQLELRATADSQLTLHGELVQAQQKLAHLDGMLATSLSTLRARPDSVGSVAAQAKLVVDAPELANVGALSHLAARGSAELNAELHGTLDAPVIHVDLQGRQVMLSGARVGDVDAGLDYAGSVSRAHAKLAHLELSGELRHDLGLGALREGARLGEAQISARLNADHFDLAALSGLDPAASTLAGTLTAQVQLDGPLGAPTVRGHADVDNGRLVLSGLGDFHPITLRFQADDHRLAISQLEVHADAGWAKLTAEALRSGNTGPFTLRGELHAQGFPVRYQDQVMGKVDLDGSIDGSLTPKSPLIQLHIAKAQAQVPQLTHRDVQSLDPNPDIVILGRRSRRTRVARAAPGSSESGAMHVQLPPPPGPQIRLGIYAPHEVAIKGSDIDLSVQGQLGVLLEPLGEKFVQIIAPPGGSGGSYIQATHGWVSVIGRKFEVRNDKIARVDFLGGPPTNAMLDVAMVFNDRADDIVVTVELTGPLTKPNPPALSSQPQMDQSQLALLIATGHLQPRRGAGAVTAANQAGSVLGSLLAGALQRSVARSLPIDTVSVQTSAQGQIRAEVGKYVTDRIYIGYTHNFTADILPGSLENQDLNINELSLQYQLSRRWQLEAVGGESMGAFNAIWQKDF from the coding sequence CTCGACGCGCTCGAGCTCGCGCCCGGCGGACGGATCCGACTCACGGGCGTGCGCCTTTTGGATCCACACGGCGAGCTCGTGGCGTCGATCGCTCGCGTGGACGCGCGCGTGCAACTCCTGGCCCTGCTGCAGCGACGCGCGCACGTTCTCTCGCTGGAGCTGAGCGAGCCCACGCTGCGGATCCGCGAGGATCCGGATGGTCGAACCAACTTCGCGACGGCTCTCTCGACGCGCGCGCCCGCGTCGAGCGCCCAGCCACCGACCCCGATGAGGTGGACCGTTCTTCTGGACGACGTCGTGCTCGAGCGCGGCCTGGTGGCGCTGCACCTCGCGAACGCGCCGCCGATGCGCGTGCAGGAGCTCGCCCTCTCCGGCTCCGCCAAGTTCGGCCCGGACGTCCTCGTCACAGCCCTGACCGTCACCGGGGCAATCGAGGAACCCGAGCGCGCGCCGCTCAGTCTTCGCGTCTCCGCCCACGGCTCCGGCCTCACCCCCGACGGCGAGCTCGTCCTGGACGAGGTCCGGCTCCGCGCGGGCAGCTCCACGCTCGAGGCGCACGGCCAGCTCGCGCGCGGCGAAGGCCAGCTCGCCGTCGAAGCGACAATCTCACGAAAGCTCGCAGCGGCGCTGGGCGTCCCGCTCGGATCCGATCTCTCGGCGCAGCTGCACGGCGATTGGAAGAAGGGCCAGCCCGCGAACGTGACCGCCGCGGTTCCCCTCGAGCCCGGTGGCGCTTGGCTCGACGCTCAGCTCTGGCCCGCGGCGCATCCCCTTCGCTACACCGGGCGGATCCGTTTGGATCGATTGGATCCGTCGAAGCTGATCCAGGACGCGCCCCACGGCGATCTCACCGGCGAGCTGGAGCTCGGCGGACACGGCACCTCGCTCGCGGAGCTTTCACTCCAAGTGAAGACGAAGCTGCAACCCTCTCGGCTGCAGGGCATCGCGATCAACGGCCTCACGCTGCGTGGCGAAGCCCACGACGAAGTGTTCACGCTCGAGGCTCTCCACCTCGACGCGCCGGGCGGGACCTTTTCGGGTCGCGGCCGTGCATCGATGAAGGAGCTGGCCCTCGACGTGGACGCGCACCTCACCGACCTGCGCGCGTTCACCTCGAACCTGGGCGCCTCGGAGCCGTATGCGGGCTCGGCCACGGGCGCGCTGCACCTCGGCGGCACGCCTCACACCCCCTCGCTGCAGCTCGAGCTCCACGCGCCGCGCGTCGCCAACTCGCGCATGGAGCTTGATGTGCACCAGCTCGTGGTCCAGGGGATGGTCGCGGATCTGCGTCGGCCGCGGCAGCTGCGCGCGCACCTTCGCGCCGAGCGCGGGCACTTTCAAGGCGAGGAGCTCGTCGGCTTCTCGGGTAATGCGGAGCTCGATGGCGCGCGCTACCACGTCGATCTCACCAGCGCGGGCCCGAGCGGCCTCACCGCGCATGCCATCGGCCAGCTCCCCGATGCGCGCGAGGTGATGTCGCTCACCAGCTTCGAGCTGAGCCACGGCGCCTGGCGTTGGATCCTTCAGGATCCGGCGACGGTGGATCTCTCGCACGGCGCGGTGGCGAGCCGCATGGTGCTGCGCTCGGGCGACCAGGAGCTCGTGCTCGAGGGCGGGCTCGCGAGGCGCCGCTTCGACGTTCGCGCGGCGATCACTGCGCTCGATCTCGCGCAGCTCCCGGCGCTCGTGGTGCCGACGAGCGTGGGCCTGCGCGGGCGCGTCACGGGGACCGTTTCGGTTCGCGGCCCCATCAACGCCGTGACGGTCGAAGCGCACGCCAACGCTTCGGGCGTGACCGTGGAGCGCCTCGCGCAGCGGCCGGGCGCGGTGCTCGCGGGCACCGTCGATGCGGTGCTCGCACGAAAGCGCTCGCAGCTCCACGCGCACCTCGCGGCGGGGCTCACCCAGCTGCAGCTCGACCTCGACACGCCGTTCTCCTCGGATGCCCGCCCCGACGCACCGCTCACCGGTCGTGCGCAGCTGCAGAACCTGGATCTGGGCGATGTCGCCGCGCTGCTTGGGCTCGCCTCGGATCAGCACCTCGCTGGCATGGTGGGCGGAGCCGCGACGCTCACCGGCACCTGGGAACAACCCGCGCTCGACGCACGGCTCGCGCTGAACGCGGTCAGCCTGCGGGGAACGCCGCCGATCTCGGGCACCGCGCGGCTCGAGACCAGCTCGCGCGCCGCGCTGATGCTCGACCTCCGCAGCGGTGTCACGCGCTTGCACGGGACGACAGAGGCGAGCCTCCCGCCGGAGATTCTGCGTCGGAAGCGTCCGCTCTCCGAGCTGGCGACGCTGAACGTGCAGACCGATCTCGCGCTCGACGCACTCGACCTCAACCGCTGGCGCACGCCGCTGCGGCTTCCCCGTGAGGCGCATGGCCTGGCTCAGGCGAAGCTCTCCACGCGAGGCACGCTCTCGGATCCGCGCGGATCAGCCGAGCTCGTGATCCAGAACCTGTCGCTCGGCGGGCTGGGACACGCGCAGCTCGAGCTCCGCGCCACCGCCGACAGCCAGCTCACGCTGCACGGCGAGCTGGTGCAGGCGCAGCAGAAGCTCGCCCACCTCGACGGCATGCTCGCCACCTCGCTCTCGACGCTGCGCGCGCGGCCGGATTCGGTCGGGAGCGTGGCGGCCCAGGCCAAGCTGGTGGTCGACGCACCGGAGCTGGCGAACGTGGGCGCGCTCTCGCACCTGGCCGCGCGTGGATCCGCGGAGCTGAACGCGGAGCTCCACGGCACGCTCGATGCGCCGGTGATCCACGTGGATCTGCAAGGCCGCCAGGTGATGCTCTCGGGCGCGAGGGTCGGCGACGTGGACGCGGGGCTCGACTACGCGGGCTCGGTCTCGCGCGCGCATGCCAAGCTCGCGCACCTCGAGCTCTCGGGCGAGCTGCGGCACGACCTCGGGCTCGGCGCCCTGCGCGAGGGGGCTCGACTCGGCGAAGCGCAGATCTCCGCGCGGCTGAACGCGGATCACTTCGATCTCGCCGCCCTCTCCGGTCTCGACCCGGCGGCGAGCACGCTCGCAGGCACGCTCACGGCACAGGTGCAGCTCGACGGTCCGCTCGGCGCGCCCACGGTGCGCGGCCACGCCGATGTCGACAACGGCCGGCTCGTGCTCTCGGGGCTCGGCGACTTCCACCCCATCACGCTGCGCTTCCAGGCCGACGATCACCGACTGGCGATCTCCCAGCTCGAGGTCCACGCCGACGCCGGCTGGGCCAAGCTCACGGCCGAGGCGCTGCGCTCGGGAAACACGGGGCCGTTCACGCTCCGCGGCGAGCTGCACGCCCAGGGGTTCCCCGTGCGCTACCAGGATCAGGTGATGGGCAAGGTGGATCTCGATGGATCCATCGACGGCTCGCTCACGCCGAAGTCGCCGCTGATCCAGCTCCACATCGCCAAGGCGCAAGCCCAGGTGCCGCAGCTCACCCATCGCGACGTGCAATCGCTGGATCCGAACCCGGACATCGTGATCCTCGGGCGGCGCTCGAGGCGAACGCGCGTGGCCCGAGCCGCGCCCGGATCGAGCGAGAGCGGCGCCATGCACGTGCAGCTCCCTCCGCCGCCCGGGCCGCAGATCCGCCTCGGCATCTACGCGCCGCACGAGGTGGCCATCAAGGGCAGCGACATCGACCTCTCGGTGCAGGGCCAGCTCGGCGTGCTCCTCGAACCGTTGGGCGAGAAGTTCGTGCAGATCATCGCACCGCCGGGCGGGAGCGGCGGCTCGTACATCCAGGCCACGCACGGCTGGGTCTCGGTGATTGGCCGCAAGTTCGAGGTGCGCAACGACAAGATCGCGCGCGTGGATTTTCTCGGCGGCCCGCCCACCAACGCCATGCTCGACGTGGCCATGGTCTTCAACGACCGCGCCGACGACATCGTGGTCACCGTGGAGCTCACCGGGCCGCTCACCAAGCCCAATCCGCCGGCGCTCTCCTCGCAGCCGCAGATGGATCAGTCGCAGCTCGCGCTGCTCATCGCCACCGGACACCTGCAGCCGCGGCGCGGCGCTGGCGCGGTCACGGCAGCGAACCAGGCGGGCTCGGTGCTCGGCTCACTGCTCGCGGGCGCGTTGCAGCGCTCGGTGGCGCGGAGCCTGCCCATCGACACGGTGAGCGTCCAGACCAGCGCGCAGGGCCAGATTCGCGCCGAGGTGGGCAAGTACGTCACCGACCGCATCTACATCGGCTACACCCACAACTTCACCGCCGACATCCTGCCGGGCTCGCTCGAGAACCAGGACCTCAACATCAACGAGCTCTCGCTGCAGTACCAGCTCAGTCGGCGCTGGCAGCTCGAGGCCGTGGGCGGCGAGAGCATGGGCGCGTTTAACGCCATCTGGCAGAAGGACTTCTGA
- a CDS encoding DUF2795 domain-containing protein yields MSRGFGEPPQWSVAAALEGVDYPVTREELVESAASDDAPVGVINFLKSLPSAAYATFEDVERDFAEAARRFGMGADRPAWLETDRSNIGRDAVEGATGTKTRHP; encoded by the coding sequence ATGTCGCGAGGCTTCGGCGAGCCGCCGCAGTGGAGTGTGGCGGCGGCATTGGAAGGCGTGGACTACCCGGTGACGCGTGAGGAGCTGGTGGAGAGCGCGGCGAGCGACGACGCGCCGGTCGGGGTGATCAACTTCCTGAAGAGCCTGCCCTCGGCGGCCTACGCGACGTTCGAGGACGTGGAGCGCGACTTCGCCGAGGCCGCGCGACGCTTCGGCATGGGCGCCGACCGGCCGGCCTGGCTGGAGACCGATCGCTCGAACATCGGCCGGGATGCGGTTGAAGGCGCGACCGGTACGAAGACGCGACACCCGTAG
- a CDS encoding aminotransferase class V-fold PLP-dependent enzyme, producing the protein MSDPLLKWRSEFPILEKKRGYLINNSLGAMPRKTYENLKAYADAWATDGVLAWHDWVPMVTATGDLIAPLIGAPPKSVMMLTNVAQATQMILSCFDWRDGKRNKIVATDLNFPSVLYNLFAVQGAETVLAKGEGSNVPVERILALIDERTALVSLDLVLFRSAGIVDVKPVIEKAHQVGAKVVLDCYQATGVIPIDVTALDADFLMGGSVKWLCGGAGAGYLYVKPALQKILEPRNNGWWSHKRPFGFEVGPIDYAEDIHRFMAGSPSVPALYAARAGYEIVNQVGIAAIREKSLRMTELLIGLADEQKLTVNSPRKASERGGTVCVDFAGSEAAHHKIIERGYIIDWRPNCGIRISPHFYNSEEEVRGIMAEIAKLRS; encoded by the coding sequence ATGTCGGATCCGCTCTTGAAGTGGCGCAGCGAGTTCCCGATCCTCGAGAAGAAGCGCGGCTACCTCATCAACAACTCGCTCGGCGCCATGCCGCGCAAGACGTACGAGAACTTGAAGGCCTACGCCGACGCGTGGGCCACGGACGGCGTCCTCGCCTGGCACGACTGGGTGCCCATGGTGACGGCCACCGGCGACCTCATCGCCCCGCTCATCGGCGCGCCGCCCAAGAGCGTGATGATGCTGACCAACGTGGCCCAGGCCACGCAGATGATCCTCTCCTGCTTCGACTGGCGCGACGGGAAACGTAACAAAATCGTTGCAACCGACCTGAACTTTCCTTCGGTGCTCTATAACCTGTTCGCGGTGCAGGGCGCGGAGACGGTGCTCGCCAAGGGCGAGGGCTCGAACGTGCCGGTGGAGCGGATCCTCGCGCTCATCGACGAGCGCACGGCGTTGGTCTCGCTGGATCTGGTGCTCTTCCGCAGCGCCGGCATCGTGGACGTGAAGCCGGTCATCGAGAAGGCGCACCAGGTCGGCGCCAAGGTGGTGCTCGACTGCTACCAGGCCACGGGCGTGATCCCCATCGACGTCACCGCGCTCGACGCCGACTTCCTCATGGGCGGCTCGGTGAAGTGGCTCTGCGGCGGCGCGGGCGCGGGCTACCTCTACGTGAAGCCGGCGCTGCAAAAGATCCTCGAGCCGCGCAACAACGGCTGGTGGAGCCACAAGCGTCCGTTCGGCTTCGAGGTGGGCCCCATCGACTACGCCGAGGACATCCACCGCTTCATGGCCGGCTCACCGAGCGTGCCTGCGCTGTACGCGGCGCGCGCGGGCTACGAGATCGTGAACCAGGTGGGCATCGCGGCGATCCGCGAGAAGAGCCTGCGCATGACCGAGTTGCTCATCGGTTTGGCCGACGAGCAGAAGCTCACCGTGAACAGCCCGCGCAAGGCGAGCGAGCGCGGCGGCACGGTGTGCGTGGACTTCGCGGGCAGCGAGGCCGCGCACCACAAGATCATCGAGCGCGGCTACATCATCGACTGGCGTCCGAACTGCGGGATCCGGATCTCGCCGCACTTCTACAACTCGGAAGAAGAAGTGCGCGGCATCATGGCCGAGATCGCCAAGCTCAGAAGCTGA
- a CDS encoding protein kinase, giving the protein MSTGPQLDDLGPHRDPLVGTVVGERYRLVRRLGTGGMGAVYEGLHTVIGKKVAVKLLHPQLAGDPDTVARFLNEARAAAMLGHPGIVEALDMGRAPDGAPYLVMEFLQGETLAERLVRQGPLTPGAAVSLCRQAAGALAVAHQKQIVHRDLKPDNIFLAQLADGTEHVKILDFGVSKFAAGPMAAGTRTGSVVGTPAYMAPEQLHDSSRVDARADIYALGVVLYQSLSGKLPFEADTLPKLAERITHEPPPPLDQVRPGVPPPLVELVTRCLAKDPAARFASMEALIQALASLPIGIPAVMAATAISGSGSGSVNPGLAATFITPAQTIAPPAPAPTYSPPPAMPQAVLVATPVAQPPQQQVVVATPVAQQPVQHVVMATPVAQRPPRQDRWGVGRWIRISIGMAIVWGIFGRGKHGSPTVSTVIKTSANAASAPDAPSADAPTSDDEPPLPQRCTDADVIQDNPCTPGFQAWCDEDGDFAKCCPAGTELDADQTVCVGMGTRKPKRR; this is encoded by the coding sequence ATGAGCACCGGCCCCCAGCTCGACGACCTCGGCCCACACCGCGATCCCCTCGTGGGAACCGTCGTCGGCGAGCGCTATCGACTGGTGCGCCGACTGGGCACCGGCGGCATGGGCGCGGTGTACGAAGGGCTGCACACCGTCATCGGCAAGAAGGTGGCGGTGAAGCTGCTGCATCCGCAGCTCGCCGGCGATCCCGACACCGTGGCCCGCTTCCTCAACGAGGCGCGCGCGGCGGCCATGCTCGGGCACCCGGGCATCGTGGAGGCGCTGGACATGGGCCGCGCCCCCGACGGCGCGCCGTATCTGGTGATGGAGTTTCTGCAGGGCGAGACGCTCGCGGAGCGCCTCGTGCGCCAGGGACCGCTCACGCCGGGCGCCGCGGTGAGCTTGTGTCGCCAGGCCGCGGGCGCGTTGGCCGTCGCGCACCAGAAGCAGATCGTCCACCGCGACCTGAAGCCCGACAACATCTTCCTCGCGCAGCTCGCCGACGGCACCGAGCACGTGAAGATCCTCGACTTCGGCGTGTCCAAGTTCGCCGCCGGGCCGATGGCCGCAGGCACACGCACCGGCTCGGTGGTGGGCACGCCCGCGTACATGGCGCCGGAGCAGCTCCACGACTCGAGCCGCGTCGACGCGCGCGCCGACATCTACGCGCTCGGCGTGGTGCTCTACCAGTCGCTCTCGGGGAAGCTGCCGTTCGAGGCCGACACGCTCCCCAAGCTCGCCGAGCGCATCACCCACGAGCCGCCGCCGCCGCTGGATCAGGTGCGTCCGGGCGTGCCTCCGCCGCTGGTGGAGCTGGTGACGCGCTGCCTGGCCAAGGATCCCGCGGCGCGGTTCGCGTCGATGGAGGCGCTGATCCAGGCGCTCGCGTCGCTGCCCATCGGCATCCCCGCCGTCATGGCCGCGACGGCGATCTCTGGATCTGGATCCGGATCCGTGAATCCCGGCCTGGCGGCCACGTTCATCACGCCGGCGCAGACCATCGCTCCGCCGGCACCCGCGCCCACCTACTCGCCGCCGCCTGCGATGCCTCAAGCGGTGCTGGTGGCCACGCCCGTCGCCCAACCGCCGCAGCAGCAAGTCGTCGTGGCCACGCCCGTCGCGCAGCAGCCCGTTCAGCACGTGGTGATGGCCACGCCCGTCGCGCAACGGCCGCCGCGTCAGGATCGCTGGGGCGTGGGCCGCTGGATCCGGATCAGCATCGGCATGGCCATCGTCTGGGGCATCTTCGGCCGCGGCAAGCACGGCTCTCCGACTGTCTCCACGGTAATCAAGACGAGCGCGAACGCGGCGAGCGCTCCCGACGCACCCAGCGCCGATGCGCCCACGTCCGACGACGAGCCCCCGCTCCCGCAGCGCTGCACCGATGCCGACGTCATCCAGGACAACCCGTGCACGCCCGGCTTTCAGGCCTGGTGCGACGAGGACGGCGACTTCGCGAAGTGCTGCCCTGCAGGCACCGAGCTCGACGCCGACCAGACGGTCTGCGTGGGGATGGGCACGCGCAAGCCGAAGAGGCGCTAA
- a CDS encoding twin-arginine translocase subunit TatC, whose translation MTLLEHLSELRRRLWWCVVSVCVTGGLSLWFARDLFGLLMRPVLAALPEDARALVYTSGIEEINVLLKVGMYAGVFLSAPVILFQLWRFVAPGLYQHERKLVLPFVSMGTLFFVGGAVFCYLAVLPTMFQFLLTEADEHEVHQRSVLARAQDADAARLLALGAKEPALALIGQARERLLSKGDGRVEEPDDSLLHPPSVEEVKTRDQLLSAQLEEALALAQRSGAPAQAALVSAINQRQEGAQKLNTRDASAAAKALDGSADQLANVYEAALGKGYGDAYKELWRLDRHLGMAVRREASIEWTRPMLTMSEQLSLVLLLEVAFGIIFELPLIMSLLAFLGLVNAKMLAKYQRHAILLCVVLAAVITPSGDAVNLALMAVPMIVCYELGVLGAWLVGRRKAQQQRPPPDLKVVG comes from the coding sequence ATGACGCTGCTGGAGCACCTCTCCGAGCTGCGCCGCCGCTTGTGGTGGTGCGTGGTGAGCGTGTGCGTGACCGGTGGCCTGAGCCTCTGGTTCGCGCGCGACCTCTTCGGCCTCTTGATGCGCCCGGTGCTCGCCGCGCTCCCCGAGGACGCGCGCGCGCTCGTGTACACGTCGGGCATCGAGGAGATCAACGTCCTCCTCAAGGTGGGCATGTACGCGGGCGTGTTCCTCAGCGCGCCGGTGATCCTCTTCCAGCTCTGGCGCTTCGTGGCGCCGGGGCTCTACCAGCACGAGCGGAAGTTGGTGCTGCCGTTCGTGTCCATGGGCACGCTCTTCTTCGTGGGCGGCGCGGTGTTCTGCTACCTCGCGGTGCTGCCCACCATGTTCCAGTTCCTCCTCACGGAGGCCGACGAGCACGAGGTGCACCAGCGCTCGGTGCTCGCCCGCGCCCAGGACGCCGACGCCGCCCGCCTGCTCGCCCTCGGCGCCAAGGAGCCTGCGCTCGCGCTCATCGGCCAGGCGCGCGAGCGGCTCTTGTCGAAGGGCGACGGTCGCGTGGAAGAGCCGGACGACTCGCTGCTGCATCCGCCGTCGGTCGAGGAAGTGAAGACCCGCGACCAGCTCCTGTCCGCGCAGCTCGAGGAGGCGCTGGCGCTCGCGCAGCGCTCGGGCGCGCCCGCGCAGGCGGCGTTGGTGTCGGCCATCAACCAGCGTCAGGAAGGCGCCCAGAAGCTCAACACGCGCGATGCCTCCGCGGCGGCCAAGGCGCTCGACGGATCCGCGGATCAGCTCGCGAACGTGTACGAAGCCGCGCTCGGCAAGGGCTACGGCGACGCCTACAAGGAGCTCTGGCGGCTCGACCGGCACCTGGGTATGGCGGTCCGCCGCGAGGCCAGCATCGAGTGGACGCGGCCCATGCTCACCATGAGCGAGCAGCTCTCGCTGGTGCTGCTGCTGGAGGTCGCGTTCGGGATCATCTTCGAGCTGCCGCTGATCATGAGCCTGCTGGCGTTCCTGGGCCTGGTGAACGCGAAGATGCTGGCCAAGTACCAGCGGCACGCCATCCTGCTCTGCGTGGTGCTCGCGGCGGTGATCACGCCCTCGGGCGACGCGGTGAACCTGGCGCTGATGGCCGTGCCGATGATCGTCTGCTACGAGCTGGGCGTGCTCGGCGCGTGGCTGGTGGGCCGCAGGAAGGCGCAGCAGCAGCGGCCGCCGCCGGATCTCAAGGTCGTCGGTTAG
- a CDS encoding twin-arginine translocase TatA/TatE family subunit, which translates to MFGMSGTEMIIILVLALLLFGPNRLPEIAKMLGKGMREFNKATNDIRSTVESEFNKLAEIEPEKPKPAAAAQNVLELKPPVGAVAANEPAATPSPSNDAPAAPADPAGEKSSS; encoded by the coding sequence ATGTTCGGCATGTCTGGCACCGAGATGATCATCATCCTGGTGCTCGCCCTCTTGCTCTTCGGGCCCAACCGGCTGCCGGAGATCGCCAAGATGCTCGGCAAGGGCATGCGCGAGTTCAACAAGGCCACCAACGACATCCGCAGCACGGTGGAGTCCGAGTTCAACAAGCTGGCGGAGATCGAGCCGGAAAAGCCGAAGCCCGCCGCGGCAGCGCAGAACGTGCTGGAGCTCAAGCCGCCCGTGGGCGCCGTGGCCGCGAACGAGCCGGCCGCAACGCCGTCGCCATCGAATGACGCGCCGGCCGCGCCTGCCGATCCGGCCGGGGAGAAGTCGTCCTCGTGA